In Mucilaginibacter celer, one DNA window encodes the following:
- the lpdA gene encoding dihydrolipoyl dehydrogenase, which yields MDYDVIVIGSGPGGYVAAIRASQLGLKTAIVEKESLGGICLNWGCIPTKALLKSAQVFEYLNHSADYGIKINGAGEVDFAAVVKRSRNVADGMSKGVQFLMKKNKIDVLVGFGKLKSKGVVEVKAADGTAKTYNGKHIILATGGRSRELPNLKQDGKKVIGYRQAMVLPQQPKSMIVVGSGAIGIEFAYFYNSIGTKVTVVEYLDNIVPLEDEDVSKSLARILKKQGINIMTGSNVESVDTSGELCKVSVKTATGTETLEAEIVLSAVGIATNLEGIGLEENGVKTDRGKVLVDDFYRTNVEGVYAIGDIVKGQALAHVASAEGIICVEKIAGQNPHPLDYNNIPGCTYCSPEVASVGYTEKAAKEAGYEIKVGKFPFSASGKASAAGAKDGFVKVIFDAKYGEFLGAHMLGYNVTEMIAEVVTARKLEATGHEIIKSVHPHPTMSEAVMEAAAEAYGECIHL from the coding sequence ATGGATTACGATGTAATTGTTATTGGGTCTGGTCCGGGTGGCTATGTTGCTGCTATCCGCGCATCCCAGCTTGGTTTAAAAACCGCCATTGTAGAGAAAGAATCATTAGGCGGCATTTGCTTAAACTGGGGTTGTATCCCAACCAAGGCTTTGTTAAAAAGCGCCCAGGTTTTTGAATACCTCAACCATAGTGCCGATTACGGTATTAAAATTAACGGCGCCGGCGAGGTTGACTTTGCCGCTGTTGTTAAAAGAAGCCGCAACGTTGCCGATGGCATGAGCAAAGGTGTTCAGTTTTTGATGAAGAAAAACAAAATTGACGTACTTGTTGGCTTCGGCAAATTAAAAAGCAAAGGCGTAGTTGAAGTTAAAGCTGCCGATGGTACTGCTAAAACTTACAACGGCAAGCACATTATATTAGCTACCGGCGGCCGCTCGCGCGAGTTACCTAACCTTAAACAGGATGGTAAAAAAGTTATCGGCTACCGCCAGGCTATGGTACTGCCTCAGCAACCAAAATCAATGATTGTGGTTGGTTCAGGCGCTATCGGCATCGAGTTTGCTTATTTCTACAACTCGATAGGCACTAAAGTTACCGTGGTTGAGTACCTGGATAACATCGTTCCGCTTGAGGATGAAGATGTATCAAAAAGCCTTGCCCGTATCCTTAAAAAACAAGGTATCAATATCATGACCGGCTCGAACGTTGAATCGGTTGATACCAGCGGCGAGCTTTGCAAGGTTAGCGTTAAAACCGCTACCGGTACCGAAACATTAGAAGCAGAGATCGTGTTATCGGCAGTTGGTATCGCTACCAACCTTGAAGGCATCGGTTTGGAAGAGAACGGTGTTAAAACTGATCGTGGTAAAGTATTGGTTGATGATTTTTACCGCACCAACGTTGAAGGCGTTTATGCCATTGGCGATATTGTAAAAGGCCAGGCCCTTGCTCACGTAGCATCTGCCGAAGGTATTATCTGCGTTGAAAAAATTGCAGGTCAAAACCCTCATCCGCTTGATTATAATAACATTCCGGGCTGTACTTACTGCTCGCCTGAAGTTGCTTCGGTAGGTTATACCGAAAAGGCGGCTAAAGAGGCCGGTTACGAAATTAAAGTAGGCAAATTCCCATTCTCGGCATCGGGCAAAGCAAGTGCTGCAGGTGCTAAAGATGGTTTTGTAAAAGTGATATTTGACGCTAAGTATGGCGAGTTTTTAGGCGCGCACATGTTAGGCTACAACGTTACCGAAATGATTGCCGAAGTAGTTACAGCCCGCAAACTGGAAGCTACCGGCCACGAGATCATCAAATCGGTACACCCGCACCCTACCATGAGCGAAGCTGTAATGGAAGCAGCTGCCGAAGCTTATGGCGAGTG
- a CDS encoding TonB-dependent receptor encodes MRKHYLLLFIFSLLTLNFAFAQNVTTSSMSGTVVDEKGLPLPGVTITALHTPTGTNYSTVSRVDGRYNLPNIRVGGPYTISFKFIGFNTFTQDNITLSLGQDFKINAKMAPTNTELKEVVVSGVQNKVINTSRTGSQEIINRAQIDRLPTINRSIYDYTKLTPTANGTSFGGRNGNGNNLTVDGALFNNSFGLSNTLGGQANSQPISLDAIEQIQVSVSPFDVSQGRFAGTGINTVTKSGTNEFKGSVYYYKRSAGLTGLHTLTTDVQKPTVDYNQRGISLGGPIIKNKLFFFISGEQERIKDPATSYTALRDGQTAGGSISQVTYKDLTDLSTFLQKNYGYNPGAFENYQLRTQSDKIAAKLDWNIDKNNTLSLKYFYLKSFRDVPPSGSGAPSGGRTPGRANLPFFASYYTINNNFNIGIAELNTRISSTVANKLTVGYQSLRDFRESLGGNPFPMVDIQNPDGTTMTSFGYEPFTANNVLNTDTWQASDNLTVYKGKHELNFGISYESNKFKNGFAPNYYGIYRFKSLADFYASADPNNGLSNAQRATASLYSFRYSALPDGSFPFAYVKSYTVGIYAQDKWTVNDNFKLTYGIRADLPVYNTESQFNASAANLTGFLGGYKVNTAQFPKTSIQISPRVGFNWDVNGDASTQVRGGAGIFTGPVPYVYISNQASNNGVQFGFYNIQPGSAGVSATDPRFIFSGDVNKNRPAAGAASNSYNLVITDKNFKFPSNFRVNLAVDQKLPFGIIGTLEGIYSKDINSVYFTNIALPSTGSNLMGSDNRFRYSSSTAYPVLAAGNTPENPNISDAILMKNTSKGYTYSVTAQLQRTWKEFYFNIAYTHSDARTVNDGGSIAQSTWRDRYVSGDPNSDATSYANFYQPNRVIASMSYRKDYIKHLTTSVGLTFETANNGVASYTYAGDLNGDGQTVNDLMYIPKNASDIILVADNAGDLRTGTKTLLNTNGKDDGGVLYAQLSAYINQDPYLSKRRGKYAERNGLVLPYFNQVNFNFTQDLYATTGKVKNTLQLEFNIINLGNFLNRNWGNYKFVNRASLLSFKGIYNNAANPSDPNNGKPTFSFPYLDNTNQIPLTSTFGNGISQVSRWQAQIGLRYIFN; translated from the coding sequence ATGAGGAAGCATTACCTTCTTTTATTCATTTTTTCGCTGCTTACCCTAAATTTTGCGTTCGCGCAAAACGTTACTACGAGTAGTATGTCGGGTACAGTGGTTGACGAAAAGGGATTACCACTCCCTGGTGTAACCATCACAGCGTTACACACCCCTACAGGTACTAATTATTCAACCGTTAGCCGTGTTGATGGCCGTTACAACTTACCAAACATCCGTGTTGGTGGTCCGTACACTATCAGCTTCAAATTTATCGGTTTTAACACTTTTACTCAAGACAACATCACCTTGTCTTTAGGTCAGGATTTCAAGATCAACGCTAAAATGGCTCCAACCAACACCGAATTGAAAGAGGTTGTTGTGTCTGGTGTTCAAAACAAGGTGATCAACACTTCACGCACAGGCTCGCAGGAGATCATTAACCGTGCCCAGATCGATCGTTTACCAACTATCAACAGGTCAATTTATGATTATACTAAATTAACGCCTACTGCTAATGGTACATCATTCGGTGGTCGTAACGGTAACGGTAACAACTTAACTGTTGACGGTGCGTTGTTTAACAACTCATTTGGTTTGTCAAACACTTTGGGTGGCCAGGCAAACTCTCAGCCAATTTCGTTAGACGCGATTGAGCAGATCCAGGTTTCTGTTTCTCCTTTCGACGTTAGCCAGGGCCGTTTTGCAGGTACCGGTATCAATACCGTAACCAAATCAGGTACCAACGAATTTAAAGGTAGTGTATACTACTACAAACGTTCGGCCGGTTTAACAGGTTTACACACCCTTACCACTGATGTTCAAAAACCAACAGTTGATTATAATCAACGCGGTATCAGCTTAGGTGGCCCGATCATCAAAAACAAATTATTCTTCTTTATATCTGGCGAGCAGGAAAGGATTAAAGACCCTGCAACTTCTTACACCGCTTTACGCGATGGCCAAACAGCTGGTGGTAGTATTTCACAAGTTACTTACAAAGATTTAACAGATCTTTCTACTTTCCTTCAAAAAAACTATGGTTATAACCCAGGTGCTTTTGAAAACTACCAGTTACGTACGCAATCAGATAAAATTGCTGCCAAATTGGATTGGAACATCGATAAAAACAATACTTTATCATTGAAATATTTCTATCTGAAATCTTTCCGTGATGTGCCTCCGAGTGGTTCTGGCGCGCCTTCAGGTGGTCGTACGCCGGGCAGAGCAAACCTGCCGTTCTTTGCCTCTTATTATACCATCAATAATAACTTTAATATCGGTATTGCTGAGTTGAATACACGCATCAGTTCAACCGTGGCTAATAAATTAACCGTTGGTTACCAGTCTTTACGCGATTTTCGCGAATCTCTGGGCGGTAATCCATTCCCGATGGTTGATATCCAAAATCCGGATGGAACTACAATGACCTCATTTGGTTACGAGCCATTTACAGCTAATAACGTGTTAAATACCGATACATGGCAGGCATCAGATAACTTAACTGTTTACAAAGGTAAACATGAGTTAAACTTTGGCATTTCGTACGAGTCGAATAAATTTAAAAATGGTTTTGCCCCTAACTACTATGGTATTTACCGTTTCAAGAGCTTAGCCGATTTTTACGCCTCTGCTGATCCAAATAATGGTTTAAGTAATGCGCAAAGGGCTACTGCAAGTCTTTATAGTTTTCGCTACTCAGCTTTGCCGGATGGTTCGTTTCCGTTTGCATACGTAAAATCATATACTGTAGGTATTTACGCGCAAGACAAATGGACTGTTAACGATAACTTCAAATTAACTTACGGTATCCGTGCCGATTTACCGGTTTACAATACCGAAAGCCAGTTTAATGCCTCGGCCGCAAATCTTACAGGTTTCCTGGGTGGTTACAAAGTTAATACTGCGCAATTTCCTAAAACATCTATCCAGATTTCGCCAAGGGTAGGCTTTAACTGGGATGTTAATGGCGACGCATCTACTCAGGTACGCGGTGGTGCAGGTATCTTTACCGGTCCGGTACCTTATGTATATATTTCAAACCAGGCAAGTAACAATGGTGTTCAGTTCGGCTTCTATAACATCCAGCCAGGCTCGGCAGGCGTATCTGCAACTGATCCGCGTTTTATATTTAGCGGAGATGTTAACAAAAACAGGCCTGCTGCCGGTGCTGCATCTAATTCGTACAACCTGGTTATTACCGATAAGAACTTCAAATTTCCATCTAACTTTAGGGTTAACTTAGCGGTTGATCAAAAATTACCTTTCGGTATCATTGGTACGTTGGAAGGTATTTATTCAAAAGATATCAATTCGGTATATTTCACTAACATAGCATTGCCTTCTACCGGTTCAAATCTTATGGGTAGCGATAATAGGTTCCGTTACAGTAGCAGTACAGCATATCCAGTTTTAGCTGCCGGAAACACCCCTGAGAATCCTAACATTAGTGATGCTATCCTGATGAAAAATACCAGCAAAGGATATACTTATAGCGTTACCGCCCAGTTGCAAAGAACCTGGAAAGAGTTTTATTTCAACATCGCTTATACGCATTCTGATGCCCGTACGGTTAACGATGGTGGCTCTATCGCTCAATCAACCTGGAGAGACCGTTATGTGTCTGGCGATCCAAACTCAGATGCAACTTCTTACGCAAATTTCTACCAGCCAAACCGCGTTATTGCTTCGATGTCATATCGTAAAGATTATATTAAACACCTTACTACCTCGGTTGGTTTAACTTTTGAAACTGCTAACAACGGTGTAGCTTCATATACTTACGCTGGCGACTTAAATGGTGATGGTCAAACTGTAAACGATTTGATGTACATTCCTAAAAATGCAAGCGATATCATATTGGTTGCCGATAACGCGGGCGATTTACGTACCGGTACCAAAACTTTGTTAAATACTAATGGAAAAGACGATGGTGGCGTGCTATATGCTCAATTAAGTGCCTATATCAACCAGGATCCTTATCTGAGTAAACGTCGCGGCAAATACGCAGAGCGTAACGGTTTAGTGCTTCCTTACTTCAATCAGGTTAACTTTAACTTCACCCAGGATCTTTACGCAACCACAGGTAAAGTGAAAAACACCTTGCAATTAGAATTTAACATTATTAACCTTGGTAACTTCCTGAACAGAAACTGGGGTAACTATAAATTTGTTAACCGTGCAAGCCTCTTATCATTTAAAGGTATTTATAACAACGCGGCTAACCCATCCGATCCAAATAACGGAAAGCCTACGTTTTCTTTCCCTTATTTAGATAATACAAACCAAATCCCGCTTACTTCTACATTTGGTAACGGTATTTCGCAGGTATCACGCTGGCAAGCTCAAATTGGTTTAAGGTATATCTTTAACTAA